A single region of the Planctomycetaceae bacterium genome encodes:
- a CDS encoding type II toxin-antitoxin system HicB family antitoxin, with amino-acid sequence MVEFEAILTEDLDGTFVARCPSLPTCRGAGETPDDAIEGLRMAIHDYLAPVMRICPELMSLNVKDRTARTFIPSRVALAG; translated from the coding sequence ATGGTCGAGTTTGAAGCCATCCTTACCGAAGATCTCGACGGGACATTCGTCGCCCGCTGCCCGTCTCTGCCCACCTGCCGCGGGGCCGGCGAAACGCCCGACGACGCCATTGAGGGTCTACGCATGGCGATTCATGACTACCTCGCGCCAGTCATGAGAATCTGCCCCGAGTTGATGTCCCTCAACGTGAAGGATCGCACCGCCCGGACTTTCATCCCCAGCCGAGTCGCTCTGGCGGGTTGA